In one Alnus glutinosa chromosome 12, dhAlnGlut1.1, whole genome shotgun sequence genomic region, the following are encoded:
- the LOC133851592 gene encoding large ribosomal subunit protein eL22z-like, which yields MSRGAAAVGAKGKKKGATFVVDCAKPVEDKIMDIASLEKFLQERIKVGGKAGALGESVTVTREKNKISVTSDSTFSKRYLKYLTKKYLKKHNVRDWLRVIASNKDRNVYELRYFNIAENEGEEEE from the exons ATGAGCCGCGGGGCAGCAGCGGTGGGGGCGAAGGGGAAGAAGAAGGGAGCGACGTTCGTGGTCGACTGCGCGAAGCCGGTGGAGGACAAGATCATGGACATCGCCTCACTGGAGAAGTTCCTCCAGGAGCGCATCAAGGTCGGCGGCAAGGCCGGTGCTCTCGGCGAATCCGTCACCGTCACCCGCGAGAAGAACAAGATCTCCGTCACCTCCGACAGCACCTTCTCCAAACG GTATCTCAAATACTTGACAAAGAAGTACCTGAAGAAGCACAACGTGAGGGATTGGCTTCGGGTTATTGCTTCCAACAAGGACAGAAATGTTTACGAGTTGAGATACTTCAACATCGCCGAGAATGAGGGCGAGGAGGAAGAATGA
- the LOC133883069 gene encoding outer envelope pore protein 16-4, chloroplastic — MEDELHGVVPCSSLAVDSILRVGTAGALWGLCIGPYDARKLGLTGVARTSFVAKTVGKFGFQCGLVAGIYTVSRYGIQEYRGRNDWVNGLVAGAVAGAAVAARTRNLTQVLGMAALVSAFSAAADYSRTS, encoded by the exons ATGGAAGACGAGCTCCACGGCGTCGTTCCTTGCTCCTCCCTCGCCGTTGATTCCATCCTCCGCGTCGGAACG GCCGGTGCTCTATGGGGCTTGTGTATCGGTCCGTACGATGCTCGTAAACTGG GACTCACTGGAGTTGCTCGTACTTCTTTTGTG GCAAAGACAGTCGGCAAATTCGGCTTTCAATGTG GACTTGTTGCTGGAATTTATACTGTTTCTCGCTATGGAATTCAAGAATACCGGGGAAGGAACGATTGG GTGAATGGCTTGGTTGCGGGTGCAGTAGCAGGGGCAGCTGTTGCTGCTAGGACACGAAACTTGACCCAGGTACTTGGGATGGCTGCTCTGGTTTCTGCCTTTAGTGCTGCTGCAGACTATTCCCGAACATCTTGA
- the LOC133851717 gene encoding caffeoylshikimate esterase-like, whose protein sequence is MEFEYQQEYKRNSRGVQLFTCRWLPFSSPKALVFLCHGYGMECSGFMRECGIRLARAGYAVFGIDYEGHGRSKGARCYIKKFENIVNDCDDFFKSVSVQDEYKDKCRFLYGESMGGAVALLLHKKDPAFWNGAILVAPMCKISEKVKPHPMIVNILTRVEEIIPRWKIVPTKDVIDAAFKDPIKREEIRNNKLIYQDKPRLKTALEMLRTSMSLEESLSEVRLPFFVLHGEADTVTDPEVSRALYKRASSIDKTIKLYPGMWHGLTSGEPDENVEIVFADIIDWLVKHTSENNTVVQPIYPYNNGIIEIATTAAASPATLNRQPRPQRRQSQSSYLCGLKGRRLFHHSAM, encoded by the exons atggagtttgaATATCAACAA GAATACAAAAGGAATTCAAGAGGAGTGCAGCTGTTTACTTGCAGATGGTTGCCTTTTTCTTCTCCAAAGGCTCTTGTTTTCCTTTGCCATG GATATGGCATGGAGTGCAGTGGTTTCATGAGAG AATGCGGGATCAGGCTTGCGCGTGCGGGATATGCTGTGTTTGGGATTGATTACGAAGGACATGGACGATCCAAGGGTGCTCGTTGTTACATCAAGAAGTTCGAAAACATCGTTAATGACTGCGATGATTTTTTCAAGTCAGTTAGTG TGCAGGATGAGTACAAGGATAAGTGCAGGTTCTTGTATGGAGAGTCCATGGGAGGGGCAGTGGCCCTACTGTTGCACAAAAAGGACCCTGCTTTTTGGAATGGAGCTATTCTTGTTGCACCCATGTGTAAG ATATCAGAGAAGGTTAAGCCGCACCCGATGATTGTGAATATCTTAACTCGAGTAGAAGAAATTATTCCGAGATGGAAAATAGTTCCCACGAAGGATGTCATTGATGCGGCTTTCAAAGACCCTATTAAAAGAGAAGAA ATAAGGAACAACAAGTTGATATACCAAGACAAACCTAGGCTGAAAACTGCGCTGGAAATGCTGAGAACTAGTATGAGCCTTGAAGAGAGTTTAAGTGAG GTGCGACTACCTTTCTTTGTGTTGCATGGGGAAGCAGATACAGTGACAGACCCAGAAGTAAGCAGGGCACTGTATAAGCGAGCTAGCAGTATAGACAAGACCATAAAACTGTACCCAGGAATGTGGCATGGTCTAACGTCGGGAGAGCCCGACGAGAACGTTGAAATTGTGTTTGCCGACATCATAGATTGGCTTGTTAAGCATACCAGCGAGAACAACACTGTTGTTCAACCAATTTACCCATATAACAATGGCATAATTGAGATAGCCACCACCGCGGCCGCGTCCCCGGCAACATTAAATAGACAACCGCGGCCACAGCGAAGACAATCACAGAGTAGCTATCTTTGTGGGTTGAAGGGACGCCGTTTGTTCCATCACTCGGCAATGTAG
- the LOC133851758 gene encoding uncharacterized protein LOC133851758: MSRPMDEEAPGAKNEEEEFNTGPLSVLMMSVKNNTQVLINCRNNKKLLGRVRAFDRHCNMVLENVREMWTEVPKTGKGKKKAHPVNKDRFISKMFLRGDSVIIVLRNPK, encoded by the exons ATGAG TAGGCCAATGGATGAGGAGGCCCCT GGAGCCAAGAACGAGGAAGAGGAGTTCAACACTGGGCCTCTCTCTGTTCTGATGATGAGTGTTAAAAATAACACACAG GTGCTCATTAACTGTCGAAACAACAAGAAGCTTCTAGGCCGTGTGAGGGCATTTGATCGGCACTGCAACATGGTTCTAGAAAATGTCAGGGAGATGTGGACTGAG GTACCAAAGACTGGTAAAGGCAAGAAGAAAGCTCATCCCGTCAACAAAGATAGGTTTATCAGTAAGATGTTTCTTCGGGGAGACTCTGTTATCATTGTCCTTAGGAACCCTAAGTGA
- the LOC133851635 gene encoding uncharacterized protein LOC133851635 → MMSVKNNTQVLINCRNNKKLLGRVRAFDRHCNMVLENVREMWTEVPKTGKGKKKAHPVNKDRFISKMFLRGDSVIIVLRNPK, encoded by the exons ATGATGAGTGTTAAAAATAACACACAG GTGCTCATTAACTGTCGAAACAACAAGAAGCTTCTAGGCCGTGTGAGGGCATTTGATCGGCACTGCAACATGGTTCTAGAAAATGTCAGGGAGATGTGGACTGAG GTACCAAAGACTGGTAAAGGCAAGAAGAAAGCTCATCCCGTCAACAAAGATAGGTTTATCAGTAAGATGTTTCTTCGGGGGGACTCTGTTATCATTGTCCTTAGGAACCCTAAGTGA